CCTGGCCCATCCAAAATGATCCGATAAGACCCAGTACAACCCTTCTCATCGATTGCACCTTCACCGGCAATTTTGCCACAACCGATCCCGCCATTGATCACTCGGCTCAGGGTGGCGCTTTCTACAATGATGAAATATCTCCTTCCATAGTACGCCAATGCGTATTTAATAACAATTACATAATCGTCAACAAAATGGGAACGGGTAATACCTCAGGAGGAGGAGCTATTGGTGACTTTGGTCCCATGGAAATTGATGGATGTTCTTTCTCGGGCAACCATGTCGTTTCTACCGGGAATACTGCTGCCTTAAGCGCAGCCATCTACGGCGGGGCTATCTGGTCAATTTGCGATCTGAATTCCATCAATTCTCTCACCATTCGCAACTCGGTCTTCGAAAACAACTACATCCAGACTCTCTATCGCCAAGCCATGGGGGGAGCCATCTGCCTCCGGGGGACAGCTCTCAACACGATCATCGACAGTTCTTTCTTCAATAATTTCAACGCCTCTTCCAACTACTACGGTGGAGCCATCGACACTGCCGGACCTCTCAACCTGATTGCGGAAACGAAGGACGTCGTCTTCAGTGGCAACAGGCACTTCGTCACCCAAGTCGAAAACGGGCAGGCTCAAGATGGCCTTTCCAACGCCATTACAACCCGTGCCGGCGGTTTCCTCAACCTCGTCGCCGCCTCCCAGGCCAAAATCGTTTTCGACGACTCCCTGATGGCTGCCAATAATGACACGCCACTCAACATCAACCCGGATACCATCGCTCTGAACAACGAAACGAATGAAAAGGTCGACAACCCGTACTCCCATGACGGGGAAGTGCAGTTCAACGACGGCGTAACCGTCAACAACTTCACGGTCAACCTGGACAACGGTTCCCTCCGCGTCGGCGACAAGACCTTCATCAAGGGAACCGTCAACGCAAGGACGGGCACTGCCCTCCTGATCGACGGATTCACTACCATCGCCCAGGGAGAAAAGTTCGCCTTGGAAATCCTGGGACCCCCAACTCCGGGCACGGACGGAAACTACAATGTCACGGGAACGGAAGGCGAACACACCATCCGAGTCCGGATGAACGACGCCATGGTCGCCGCCACGGATACCAACCCCGTCTGGAACTTCGCCGACGGCTCCTCTCTGAATGCCGAGCCGGGCAAGCTCGTCTTCGTGCTGGACATCAGCGGCATCCAGTCCAGGCCGGAGGAACTCCACCCCTTCATCTTCTCCCACACGCTATCCACCGAAACCACCCAGGCAAGCGTGGCCGGCGCCAAACACGTCTACCTCGTCGATGACGATGGATGGTCCCTCGAATACGAACCCTATACCGCCAACGGGACGACCTACGACCGCTTCGACTTCCTGTCCGGTCAATACGGAGTGGAACTCCCCAGCCACCATCCCCATCGATCCGGAGTTCCCGGTCGACCCTGAATTCCCGGTAGATCCACCGACGCCTCCCGCTCCGGCCTGGAACGCCCCCCTCGGCGTCGGAACCGTCCAGGTCAACACGCTTTGGACCTCCGTCCGGTCTCTCTGGTCCTTCTCCGACAATGCCCGGACCAATACCCGGTACAACCTCAAGCTGGAACGCAACGTGGCCTTCTGGGTTTCCGGCATCGGCAACTACTACACCCAGGAAAACCATGACTTTTCCACGGGGTACCGCTACCGTTCCCTGGGATACGCGGCGGGCGGCGAGTACGCCTTCGCCAACAACTGGACGATGGGCATGGCCGTCGGCACCCTCTGGGGAGACCATGACGTCAACAATGGCCTGGGGCGCATCGACAAAGACACCAACATCGGCCTCCTCTACGGAACCTACGGGATGGCTCTCAACCGGCAAAATGCCTTCATCCTGGACATGCAGGCCGGCTATGCCCGCTCCAGCAACAAAGGTACAACGAGGATGCAGGCCGTATCCGAGGACAACCTGGGCGGGAAATGGACCGACCAGGCCTGGATGCTGGACGTGAAGGCGATCTGGAGCCATCAATTGAACGAAAGGCTTTTCCTGGAAACCTTCACCGGGCTCCAGTACACCTTCGCCGACCAGAACGACTACACCCTCAGCGGCGAGAAGTACCAGTACCGTCTCTCGGACGGCAGCATGAACGAGCTGCGCGCTACCGTGGGAACCGGTCTCCGTTACCGGGGTTATCTAGGAAGCAAGGCCTTCACGGCCTACGCGAAGGCGGGAGTAATCCAGGACTTGAGCCGTAAGACGCCCCGGGTCGACGTCCAGGGCAACAGCCATTTCTGGACAGCCTGCGGCAGTAAACCGGGAAGGACGTCGCTGAGCACGGCGTCGGGCATGCGTTTGCAGCTTACGGAAGGTCTGAGCGCCTCGGCGAACTACAATCTTGAAGCGGCCGAGAAGAGCCTCATGCAGACGGGAAGCGTCAGTCTCATTTACAGATTCTGAGTTTCTTCCGGATACCTCTCCGGTTCACCGGAGAACCAGGAGAGGTTCCTTGATTTTCCGTTCGAAGAGAATTGCGGTATTCTCTGAGATCCGGAAACGGGAGTAGGCTCAGGACGGTTCTCTTGCAAAACCGTAGATTGGGTCGCTTCCAAAACAAGCTCCCCCGACCTTCAGCCGAAAGTTGGGGGAGTTAATCTATTGACAATGAGGCGAATATATTTTTCATTATTCTGTTCAAGACAATGACCGAACAGTGCTTTACAATATTGAGGAAGATGGTGGTAGAAATACTTCAACCAAGAGTCGCTCCTTCTTTTTGTTGAAAGAACAATAAGCATGCCACCGTATCAACACTGAACGATTTGTCTATTTCATGAAATTTTCCATTCATGCTCTTCTCATTGCCGCCACGTGCCTGACATGCGCATGGGCATCCCCCTCCGAACTCATTCTGCGAGACAACGCCCCAGCACCGAAATGGGACCAGGGATACGGTGTTGGCAATGGCCGTGTGGCCGCCCTTGTCTACGAAGGTTTTCCCAATGCCGTCATTCTGCTGAACGAAAGCTCAATCTTCTCCAAAAAGATCTTCTCTATTCCCCCGAATGTGGACAAAGCCATCCGCGAAGCACGAGAGCTCTGCAACAAGGGAGAATACCAACAGGCCGACAAAGTCTTCAATGAACGCATTTTGACTCCACCTTCGGAAAGCGGCAGCTACCTGCCAGCCGGATTCCTGCGCATCGGCTTCCCCTCGGGAGACGCCGCTTTCGACGTATTCCGCACTCTCGACATGCGCAAAGGTGTCGCCACTAACGGATTCACCCTGCCGGACGGCACCCAGGAAATGCAGGTTCTTGCAGCTCCCAAAACGGATTGTATCGCCACCCGTATCACAACCAACTCCGGTAAGTCACTTCGTCTTTCCTTCTCGCTGGATCACCCTCAGCTTAAAGCCGATCTCGACGAAAAACGCGGAGAACTCGTC
This is a stretch of genomic DNA from Akkermansia sp. N21116. It encodes these proteins:
- a CDS encoding autotransporter outer membrane beta-barrel domain-containing protein, with product MAFWVSGIGNYYTQENHDFSTGYRYRSLGYAAGGEYAFANNWTMGMAVGTLWGDHDVNNGLGRIDKDTNIGLLYGTYGMALNRQNAFILDMQAGYARSSNKGTTRMQAVSEDNLGGKWTDQAWMLDVKAIWSHQLNERLFLETFTGLQYTFADQNDYTLSGEKYQYRLSDGSMNELRATVGTGLRYRGYLGSKAFTAYAKAGVIQDLSRKTPRVDVQGNSHFWTACGSKPGRTSLSTASGMRLQLTEGLSASANYNLEAAEKSLMQTGSVSLIYRF